The following proteins are encoded in a genomic region of Kosakonia oryzae:
- a CDS encoding YciK family oxidoreductase, translating to MHYQPQRDLLNDRIILVTGASDGIGKEAALTYARHGANLILLGRQEAKLRQVAQAINDEGQQAQWFTLDMATCTPEECQQLAATIAATTPRLDGVLHNAGLLGDVCPMSEQDPATWDAVMQVNVNATFYLTQALLPLLLKSDSGSLVFTSSSVGRQGRANWGAYAASKFATEGMMQVLAEEYQNRLRVNCINPGGTRTKMRASAFPTEDPQKLKTPADIMPLYLWLMGDDSRRKTGMSFDAQPGRKPGIAQ from the coding sequence ATGCATTATCAGCCGCAACGCGATCTGCTAAACGACCGCATAATTCTTGTTACTGGTGCCAGTGACGGCATCGGTAAAGAAGCCGCCCTGACCTACGCCCGCCACGGCGCGAACCTGATTTTGCTCGGACGCCAGGAAGCGAAATTACGCCAGGTCGCGCAGGCAATAAATGACGAAGGTCAGCAGGCACAATGGTTTACTCTGGATATGGCAACCTGTACGCCGGAAGAGTGCCAACAGTTGGCGGCAACAATCGCAGCCACCACGCCACGCCTTGATGGCGTGCTGCACAACGCCGGTTTACTGGGCGATGTTTGCCCGATGAGCGAACAGGATCCCGCAACCTGGGATGCCGTTATGCAGGTCAACGTCAACGCAACATTCTATCTTACGCAGGCGCTTCTTCCTTTATTACTCAAATCAGACAGCGGTTCGCTGGTGTTTACCTCTTCCAGCGTGGGGCGTCAGGGGCGCGCCAACTGGGGTGCTTATGCAGCGTCAAAATTCGCCACCGAGGGAATGATGCAGGTGCTGGCCGAAGAGTACCAGAACCGCCTGCGGGTCAACTGTATCAACCCGGGCGGCACGCGCACTAAAATGCGTGCCAGCGCCTTCCCGACAGAAGATCCGCAAAAACTCAAAACCCCCGCCGATATTATGCCGCTCTATTTGTGGCTGATGGGCGATGACAGCCGACGCAAAACCGGGATGAGCTTTGATGCACAACCCGGTCGTAAACCAGGGATTGCACAATGA
- a CDS encoding L-threonylcarbamoyladenylate synthase, with the protein MSQFFYIHPENPQPRLINQAVEIVRKGGVIVYPTDSGYALGCKIEDKGAMERICRIRHLPDGHNFTLMCRDLSELSTYSFVDNVAFRLIKNNTPGNYTFILKGTKEVPRRLLQEKRKTIGLRVPSNPIALALLEALNEPMLSTSLMLPGSDFTESDPDEIKDRLEKVVDLIIHGGYLGQQPTTVIDLTDDTPVVLREGVGDVKPFL; encoded by the coding sequence ATGAGTCAGTTTTTTTATATTCATCCGGAAAACCCACAACCGCGATTAATTAATCAGGCGGTGGAGATCGTGCGTAAGGGCGGTGTGATTGTTTATCCCACCGACTCCGGGTATGCGCTGGGGTGCAAAATCGAGGATAAAGGCGCGATGGAGCGGATTTGTCGCATCCGTCATCTGCCGGATGGCCACAACTTCACGCTGATGTGCCGCGATCTATCTGAACTGTCGACCTATTCATTCGTTGATAACGTGGCGTTTCGTCTGATTAAAAATAATACGCCCGGTAATTACACCTTTATCCTGAAAGGGACAAAAGAGGTGCCGCGTCGTTTATTGCAGGAAAAACGCAAAACCATCGGGCTGCGCGTACCGTCAAACCCGATTGCGCTGGCGCTGCTGGAAGCGCTCAATGAGCCGATGCTTTCGACGTCATTAATGCTGCCGGGCAGCGATTTTACCGAATCGGACCCTGATGAAATCAAGGATCGCCTGGAAAAAGTCGTTGATCTGATCATCCACGGCGGCTATCTCGGGCAGCAGCCGACAACGGTGATAGACTTAACCGATGACACGCCGGTGGTGCTCCGCGAAGGCGTTGGTGACGTTAAGCCTTTCCTATAG
- the rluB gene encoding 23S rRNA pseudouridine(2605) synthase RluB, whose amino-acid sequence MSEKLQKVLARAGHGSRREIESIIEAGRVSVDGKIATLGDRVEVTPGLKIRIDGHLISVKESVEQICRVLAYYKPEGELCTRNDPEGRPTVFDRLPKLRGARWIAVGRLDVNTCGLLLFTTDGELANRLMHPSREVEREYAVRVFGEVDDAKLRDLARGVQLEDGQAAFKTIKFSGGEGINQWYNVTLTEGRNREVRRLWEAVGVQVSRLIRVRYGDIPLPKGLPRGGWTELDLAQTNYLRELVGLEAETQSKVAVEKDRRRMKANQIRRAVKRHSQPGGTRRPGSTRNKND is encoded by the coding sequence ATGAGCGAAAAACTACAGAAAGTGCTGGCGCGAGCTGGCCACGGCTCCCGCCGTGAGATCGAATCTATTATTGAAGCTGGCCGCGTCAGCGTGGACGGTAAAATCGCTACCCTGGGCGACCGCGTTGAAGTGACGCCGGGGCTGAAAATTCGTATCGATGGTCATCTCATTTCGGTGAAAGAGTCCGTCGAGCAGATTTGTCGTGTGCTGGCGTACTACAAACCCGAAGGCGAGCTCTGTACCCGCAACGATCCTGAAGGCCGCCCGACGGTATTTGATCGTCTGCCAAAACTGCGCGGTGCGCGCTGGATTGCTGTTGGTCGTCTCGACGTCAATACCTGCGGTTTGTTGCTGTTTACCACCGACGGTGAGCTGGCGAACCGCCTGATGCACCCGAGCCGTGAAGTTGAGCGCGAATACGCCGTGCGCGTATTTGGTGAAGTGGACGATGCGAAGCTGCGCGATCTCGCGCGCGGTGTGCAACTGGAAGACGGCCAGGCGGCATTTAAAACCATCAAATTCAGCGGTGGTGAAGGGATTAACCAGTGGTACAACGTGACCCTGACCGAAGGGCGTAACCGCGAAGTGCGTCGCCTGTGGGAAGCGGTGGGTGTTCAGGTTAGCCGCCTGATCCGCGTCCGTTACGGTGATATCCCGCTGCCGAAAGGTCTGCCGCGCGGCGGCTGGACGGAGCTGGATCTGGCGCAAACCAACTATTTGCGCGAACTGGTTGGTCTGGAAGCGGAAACGCAATCAAAAGTGGCGGTAGAGAAAGATCGTCGCCGCATGAAAGCAAATCAGATCCGTCGTGCCGTGAAGCGCCACAGCCAGCCTGGCGGCACTCGCCGTCCTGGCAGTACGCGTAACAAAAACGATTAA
- a CDS encoding YciN family protein: protein MTGTSQPIDRQTLLELANKLIREHEDTLAGIAATDVTQRNGVLVFSGEYYLDEQGLPTPKSTAVFNMFKYLAHELSEKYHLID from the coding sequence ATGACCGGTACATCTCAACCCATCGATCGCCAAACATTGCTGGAGCTGGCTAACAAACTGATCCGTGAGCATGAAGATACGCTGGCAGGTATTGCCGCCACCGATGTTACCCAGCGCAATGGCGTGCTGGTGTTCAGCGGCGAGTACTATCTGGATGAGCAAGGTCTGCCAACGCCAAAAAGCACGGCAGTATTCAATATGTTCAAATACTTAGCGCATGAACTTTCAGAAAAGTATCATCTTATTGACTAA
- the cobO gene encoding cob(I)yrinic acid a,c-diamide adenosyltransferase, with amino-acid sequence MSEERYQQRQQRVKERVDARVVAAQDERGIIIVFTGNGKGKTTAAFGTATRAVGHGKKVGVIQFIKGTWPNGERNLLEPLGVEFQVMATGFTWDTQNRESDTAACLAVWQHAEKMLADPSLDMVLLDELTYMVAYDYLPLETVLNALRNRPPMQTVIITGRGCHRDILELADTVSELRPVKHAFEAGIKAQIGIDY; translated from the coding sequence ATGAGTGAAGAACGTTATCAGCAACGTCAACAGCGTGTAAAAGAACGCGTTGATGCACGCGTCGTCGCCGCGCAGGACGAACGTGGAATTATTATTGTCTTCACCGGTAACGGCAAAGGCAAAACCACCGCAGCGTTTGGCACCGCCACGCGCGCTGTCGGACATGGGAAAAAGGTCGGCGTGATCCAGTTTATTAAAGGGACCTGGCCAAACGGCGAACGTAACCTGCTGGAGCCATTGGGTGTGGAATTTCAGGTCATGGCGACCGGTTTTACCTGGGACACGCAGAACCGTGAAAGTGACACAGCGGCTTGTCTGGCGGTGTGGCAGCACGCGGAGAAAATGCTGGCTGACCCTTCTCTGGACATGGTGCTGCTCGATGAGCTGACCTACATGGTGGCGTATGATTATTTGCCGCTGGAAACGGTGCTGAACGCGTTGCGCAACCGTCCGCCAATGCAAACGGTGATCATTACGGGACGCGGCTGCCACCGGGATATTCTGGAACTGGCAGATACGGTCAGTGAACTACGCCCGGTTAAACATGCTTTCGAAGCAGGTATTAAAGCGCAGATCGGTATTGATTATTGA
- the sohB gene encoding protease SohB has protein sequence MELLSEYGLFLAKIATVVVAIAVIAVLIVNLTQRKRQRGELKITRLSEQYKEMQEEMSASLLDDHQQKQWYKAQKKKLKQEAKEAKAKAKAGKNGDTGKSRVYVLDFKGSMDAGEVSGLREEITAVLTVAKPQDQVVLRLESPGGVVHGYGLAASQLQRLRDRHIPLTIAVDKVAASGGYMMACVADKIVAAPFAIIGSIGVVAQVPNFNRFLKGKEIDIELHTAGQFKRTLTLLGENTEEGRQKFRESLNETHDLFKEFVHQMRPALDIESVATGEHWYGSQALEKGLIDQIGTSDELLLSLYENHEVIGVRYQQRKKMMERFTGSATESIDHLLMRWWQRGQKPLM, from the coding sequence GTGGAATTACTGTCTGAATATGGTCTGTTTTTGGCCAAGATCGCGACCGTGGTAGTGGCGATTGCGGTGATAGCAGTGCTTATTGTCAATCTGACGCAGCGCAAGCGCCAGCGGGGTGAGCTGAAAATTACCCGTTTGAGCGAGCAGTATAAAGAGATGCAGGAGGAGATGTCCGCTTCGTTGCTGGACGATCATCAGCAGAAACAGTGGTATAAAGCGCAGAAGAAAAAGCTGAAGCAGGAGGCAAAGGAAGCCAAAGCGAAAGCAAAAGCAGGGAAAAACGGTGATACAGGAAAATCACGCGTTTATGTGCTGGATTTTAAAGGCAGTATGGACGCCGGAGAAGTCAGCGGGTTGCGCGAGGAAATTACCGCCGTGCTGACCGTGGCCAAACCGCAGGATCAGGTCGTTCTGCGACTTGAAAGCCCCGGCGGCGTGGTGCACGGCTACGGTCTTGCGGCTTCTCAATTGCAGCGCCTGCGCGACAGACATATTCCGCTGACGATTGCCGTTGATAAAGTGGCAGCCAGCGGCGGTTATATGATGGCCTGCGTGGCGGATAAAATTGTTGCCGCGCCCTTCGCCATTATTGGCTCTATCGGCGTGGTGGCACAGGTCCCTAACTTCAACCGTTTCCTGAAAGGCAAAGAGATCGATATTGAGTTGCATACTGCCGGACAGTTTAAACGTACGCTCACTCTACTGGGTGAAAATACCGAAGAAGGGCGGCAGAAATTCCGCGAAAGCCTGAATGAAACCCATGACTTATTTAAAGAATTCGTTCATCAGATGCGCCCGGCACTGGATATTGAAAGCGTGGCGACCGGTGAACACTGGTATGGCTCCCAGGCGCTGGAGAAGGGGCTGATTGATCAGATTGGCACCAGCGACGAACTGCTGCTCAGCCTGTATGAGAATCATGAAGTTATCGGCGTCCGCTACCAGCAACGCAAGAAAATGATGGAGCGGTTTACCGGCAGTGCGACAGAGAGTATTGACCATCTGCTGATGCGCTGGTGGCAGCGCGGGCAAAAACCCCTGATGTAA